A stretch of Paenibacillus sp. URB8-2 DNA encodes these proteins:
- a CDS encoding TetR/AcrR family transcriptional regulator has translation MNTKRGRPRNIEAEKAILNASYDLLLETGFGAVTVEKIAERAKVSKATIYKWWPNKAAVVMAGFLFAASARLPIPDTGSVFSDILIHSTNLAKFLTSREGKVITELIGEGQFDSGLAEAYRAEFFHPRRLEARQLLERGAQRGELIEDLDIPLSIDLLYGPIFYRLLVTGENLEETIIKKLITYAFEGIKSR, from the coding sequence ATGAATACAAAAAGAGGACGTCCACGTAATATCGAAGCCGAGAAGGCTATTCTCAACGCCTCTTATGACTTGCTGCTCGAAACAGGCTTCGGTGCCGTAACGGTTGAAAAAATTGCAGAACGGGCCAAGGTCAGCAAAGCCACAATTTATAAGTGGTGGCCGAATAAGGCTGCCGTTGTCATGGCCGGCTTCCTATTTGCCGCTTCCGCAAGGCTGCCTATACCCGATACCGGATCGGTATTCAGTGATATTCTCATTCATTCCACTAATTTAGCCAAGTTTCTGACAAGCCGAGAAGGCAAAGTCATAACCGAGCTAATTGGCGAGGGACAATTTGATTCGGGGCTGGCTGAAGCCTACCGGGCGGAATTTTTCCATCCTCGGCGGCTTGAGGCGCGGCAGCTTCTGGAGCGGGGAGCCCAGCGGGGCGAACTGATAGAAGACCTGGATATCCCATTAAGTATTGATCTCTTGTACGGACCGATCTTTTATAGATTGTTAGTCACCGGCGAAAATCTGGAAGAAACGATTATAAAAAAATTAATCACCTATGCATTCGAGGGGATCAAATCACGCTAA
- a CDS encoding DUF3600 domain-containing protein: MKLEEELREALREETRGWAAPPELKDRLFNHQSMKPGGRRMKKWIAAGILAAVLLVPTGAYAGYHYLADSIYSSHEQMEQFGGTREQYDHLEEKLQAAKQSFEPQEFAKLMSLLKKLVDYNLQVADDKGVLHPERLSPEDQEAYKKLNAELEPYFAKLNAGGDSKGSAKGSAKETGQRADNAVSWKEVLATGEKNLSSQDFAKVKEIIGEIQKLQAQVARPDGSYRAFTAQEGEHLKELIRQLEPYQDQMGIMLKPAS; this comes from the coding sequence ATGAAGCTTGAGGAAGAGCTGCGGGAGGCATTGCGGGAAGAAACCAGAGGCTGGGCCGCTCCGCCGGAACTGAAGGACAGGTTGTTCAATCACCAATCAATGAAACCGGGGGGAAGAAGAATGAAAAAATGGATTGCGGCAGGCATTCTGGCGGCCGTGCTGCTCGTTCCTACGGGAGCCTATGCCGGATATCATTATCTGGCGGACTCCATTTACAGCTCGCATGAGCAGATGGAGCAGTTTGGCGGAACACGGGAGCAATATGACCATCTTGAGGAGAAGCTGCAAGCGGCGAAACAGAGCTTTGAGCCGCAGGAGTTCGCGAAGCTGATGTCCCTGCTTAAAAAATTGGTCGATTATAACCTGCAAGTGGCCGATGACAAAGGAGTGCTGCATCCCGAGCGGCTTAGCCCGGAAGATCAGGAAGCCTATAAGAAGCTTAACGCGGAGCTGGAGCCTTATTTTGCGAAGCTGAATGCGGGGGGAGACTCGAAGGGAAGCGCGAAGGGAAGCGCGAAGGAAACCGGGCAACGGGCGGACAACGCAGTGTCATGGAAAGAGGTGCTTGCCACTGGAGAGAAAAACCTCAGCAGCCAGGATTTTGCCAAAGTGAAAGAAATCATCGGCGAAATTCAAAAACTGCAAGCCCAAGTGGCCCGGCCGGACGGCAGTTATCGCGCGTTTACGGCCCAAGAAGGTGAGCATCTAAAAGAACTGATCCGGCAGCTGGAGCCCTATCAAGATCAAATGGGAATTATGCTGAAGCCGGCATCCTGA
- a CDS encoding Abi family protein yields MSEPRILKKPTTFREQLDILIDRGMVVEDETKALTILQRINYYRFTAYTLTFKKDDKFFSDTTFDKIYNHYQFDTKFRNLLMEIIEYIEISFRTQISNLIAIKYGSLGHENKDNFRIEQFHTSFMEELQRLIDKSKRELAIAHYRENYEGQYPIWVVSEIITFGIISKLYKNMKTADQKNIARTYYLQVDYRDLDNWLEVLTIVRNRCAHYSRLFNYKMPKIIKYHKDETADLRNNLIFGIIYNSKFLVTDRDTWRSWVTKLESLISEYTEVDIRLMGFPEKWHSLLIDQSRRK; encoded by the coding sequence TTGTCCGAACCACGAATCTTAAAAAAACCAACTACTTTTCGTGAACAACTAGATATACTAATTGATAGAGGAATGGTAGTTGAAGATGAAACTAAAGCATTGACCATTCTTCAAAGAATTAATTATTACAGGTTCACTGCATATACTCTCACTTTCAAGAAAGATGATAAATTTTTTTCTGATACTACGTTTGATAAAATCTACAATCATTATCAATTTGACACTAAATTCCGAAATCTTTTGATGGAAATAATAGAATACATAGAAATTTCATTTAGAACTCAGATTTCTAACTTGATCGCAATAAAATATGGAAGTCTAGGGCACGAAAACAAAGATAATTTTAGAATTGAACAATTTCATACATCATTTATGGAAGAACTGCAGAGGCTTATTGATAAATCCAAACGCGAGCTTGCTATTGCTCATTATCGCGAAAACTATGAAGGTCAGTATCCGATTTGGGTGGTAAGTGAAATTATTACGTTTGGTATCATTTCAAAACTTTATAAAAACATGAAGACAGCAGACCAGAAAAATATAGCTCGTACATATTATCTGCAAGTGGATTATAGAGATCTGGACAACTGGTTAGAAGTACTAACGATTGTTAGGAATCGATGTGCCCATTACAGCAGATTATTTAATTATAAGATGCCTAAAATCATAAAATATCATAAGGATGAAACAGCCGATCTTAGAAATAATCTGATTTTCGGAATTATATATAATTCAAAATTTTTAGTAACTGATCGAGATACTTGGAGAAGTTGGGTTACGAAACTGGAAAGCTTGATTAGTGAATATACAGAAGTAGATATTCGATTAATGGGTTTTCCGGAAAAATGGCATTCTCTACTTATAGATCAGAGCAGAAGAAAATAA
- a CDS encoding outer membrane lipoprotein-sorting protein yields MRRIAWVLAVIMSVTLIMTGCGKKDSASVVKDLNDVADKLESKTGAYQGAGTMTLYTGEQPQEYKVEVWYKNPSYYRISLANVQKNITQIVLRNDEGVFVLTPSLGKSFRFQSDWPDNQGQVYLYQTLVKGIVADDNRQFVADKDSYIFDVAANYQSSALVRQKIWLNKKTYEPKEVQVSDSEAKVVVDVKFDKFTFNPEFTADSFDMQKNMASQGASENTVAQVDENGNPLPAAETQEGTQAQASAELGDFGIIEPGYTPEGVKFKDSNKVENSDDHAVLLRYNGIYQYTIMESRPLDQAVSLAPGTGVDLGFTLGLLTGDEQQTLTWMSDGLQYRITSANLPLSEMMEIAASMQDQAGK; encoded by the coding sequence ATGCGCCGGATTGCATGGGTACTAGCGGTCATTATGAGCGTTACCCTGATCATGACGGGGTGCGGAAAGAAGGACTCCGCGTCCGTGGTCAAGGATTTGAACGACGTGGCCGACAAGCTGGAGAGCAAGACAGGAGCTTATCAGGGGGCGGGCACGATGACCCTGTATACCGGAGAGCAGCCTCAGGAGTACAAGGTTGAGGTATGGTATAAAAATCCGTCGTACTACCGGATCAGTCTGGCCAACGTGCAGAAGAACATTACGCAGATCGTGCTGCGCAACGATGAAGGCGTGTTCGTGCTGACGCCGAGCCTCGGCAAGAGCTTCCGGTTCCAGAGCGACTGGCCGGACAATCAGGGGCAGGTCTACCTGTACCAGACGCTGGTCAAAGGCATCGTCGCCGACGACAACCGCCAGTTTGTGGCTGACAAGGACAGCTACATATTCGACGTAGCGGCCAATTATCAGAGCAGCGCCTTGGTGCGCCAGAAGATTTGGTTGAACAAAAAGACATATGAGCCCAAAGAGGTACAGGTTTCGGACTCCGAAGCCAAGGTCGTGGTAGATGTGAAATTCGACAAGTTCACCTTCAATCCCGAGTTCACCGCCGATTCTTTCGATATGCAAAAGAATATGGCTTCCCAGGGAGCTTCGGAAAATACGGTGGCCCAGGTCGATGAGAACGGCAATCCGCTGCCGGCAGCAGAAACCCAAGAGGGGACGCAGGCTCAGGCCAGCGCGGAGCTCGGCGATTTCGGCATCATCGAGCCGGGCTACACTCCGGAGGGTGTGAAGTTCAAGGATTCCAATAAAGTCGAGAACAGCGATGACCATGCAGTGCTTCTGCGGTACAACGGAATTTACCAATACACCATCATGGAATCGCGTCCGCTGGATCAAGCTGTGTCGCTTGCGCCGGGAACGGGCGTTGATCTTGGCTTTACACTCGGTCTTCTGACCGGGGATGAGCAGCAGACTCTGACCTGGATGAGCGACGGACTTCAGTACCGGATTACAAGCGCGAACCTTCCTCTTAGTGAAATGATGGAAATCGCCGCGTCTATGCAGGATCAAGCGGGTAAATAA
- a CDS encoding CopG family ribbon-helix-helix protein — protein sequence MANLQNTKRIMISLPDHLLQEVDGIVQMENSNRSELIRQAMKLYLSERRKRSIRESMQRGYMEMAKINLTMACEAFLAEEDADSTLGRLVSGV from the coding sequence TTGGCCAATTTGCAAAACACCAAAAGAATCATGATCAGCTTGCCCGATCATCTCTTGCAGGAGGTGGACGGAATTGTCCAGATGGAGAATTCCAACCGCAGTGAATTGATCCGGCAGGCCATGAAGCTGTATCTCAGCGAACGGAGGAAGCGTTCCATACGGGAGTCCATGCAGCGTGGATACATGGAAATGGCCAAGATCAACTTGACCATGGCATGCGAAGCGTTCTTAGCCGAGGAAGATGCAGACAGCACTCTTGGCCGCTTAGTAAGCGGGGTGTAA
- a CDS encoding type II toxin-antitoxin system PemK/MazF family toxin — translation MIVKRGDVFFADLSPVVGSEQGGVRPVLVIQNDIGNRFSPTVIVAAITAQIQKAKLPTHVEIEAASHGFDRDSVILLEQVRTIDKQRLTDKITHLDDETMKKVDDSLQISLGLIDF, via the coding sequence TTGATCGTAAAACGCGGCGACGTTTTTTTTGCCGACCTTTCGCCAGTAGTGGGTTCGGAGCAGGGCGGAGTAAGGCCCGTTCTTGTCATTCAGAACGATATTGGCAATCGCTTCAGTCCTACGGTAATTGTCGCGGCAATTACCGCACAAATTCAAAAGGCCAAGCTGCCTACTCATGTAGAGATTGAAGCGGCGTCCCATGGCTTTGACCGGGATTCCGTCATTCTGCTGGAGCAGGTTCGGACGATCGACAAGCAGCGCTTAACGGATAAGATCACCCACCTGGATGACGAAACGATGAAAAAGGTGGATGACTCGCTGCAGATCAGCTTGGGTCTGATTGATTTTTAA
- the rpiB gene encoding ribose 5-phosphate isomerase B, with protein MKIAVACDHAGLSLKEEVKAYLTSQGHEVLDFGTNNEEACDLPDYIYPASLAVAEGKADRGIFVDGVGYGSAMIANKIYGVYAAVCQDPFCAELARSHSNTNVLCIGGKIIGSAIALETVKVWMTTEHLGGVEKYKRRVDKVIEISEKHLKKLSEI; from the coding sequence ATGAAGATTGCGGTTGCATGCGATCATGCAGGTTTGTCCTTAAAAGAAGAAGTAAAGGCTTATCTGACCAGTCAAGGGCATGAGGTTCTCGATTTCGGAACGAACAATGAGGAAGCTTGCGATTTGCCCGATTATATCTATCCTGCGTCTTTGGCGGTGGCTGAGGGGAAAGCGGACCGCGGAATTTTCGTTGACGGGGTAGGCTATGGAAGCGCGATGATTGCCAATAAAATTTACGGCGTATATGCTGCGGTATGTCAGGACCCGTTCTGCGCGGAATTGGCGCGGTCCCATTCCAATACCAATGTGCTGTGCATCGGCGGGAAAATCATCGGCTCGGCGATTGCACTCGAAACCGTAAAGGTGTGGATGACGACCGAACATCTGGGCGGCGTTGAGAAGTACAAGCGGCGCGTGGACAAGGTGATTGAAATATCCGAGAAGCATCTGAAGAAGTTGTCCGAAATATAA
- a CDS encoding S-layer homology domain-containing protein — MNRQTFMHSVKKMTIACGILAASVSFGASVFAFSDLKGDPAETKINALHEAGVINGVTSQLFAPKSKMTYGQAIQLLVHGLALEQNPAAGSPSNASDYFAKIDDKSWYASSFLIAVQNSLSLDKATDPNAAVTRAKFAQLLDEALKAKGDFPVTEMYFNIADGGKLSAEVDGSLQTLLNMRILSLETGGKFRPNDAVTRSEAAAWVHDARAYVQRMLGTVGGDDSSSTSQGADIKVEKAADGVNKVSVTVGNLPNPGYGLTIARIDFGDGKKAVIYYEITKPGPGMYPQVISKATAVAYLPEGYTASAKPLPGSYTPPEPDNPQF; from the coding sequence ATGAACAGACAGACATTTATGCACAGCGTCAAAAAAATGACCATAGCATGCGGCATTTTGGCCGCCTCGGTATCTTTTGGAGCGTCGGTGTTCGCTTTTTCCGACCTTAAAGGAGATCCGGCGGAGACCAAAATCAACGCACTGCATGAAGCCGGGGTGATCAATGGAGTGACCAGTCAACTTTTTGCTCCCAAGTCCAAAATGACATACGGCCAAGCCATCCAGCTTCTCGTCCACGGGCTTGCGCTTGAACAAAATCCGGCGGCAGGCAGTCCTTCCAACGCAAGCGATTATTTTGCCAAGATCGACGACAAGTCCTGGTATGCCTCATCTTTTCTGATAGCGGTTCAGAACAGCCTCTCGCTGGATAAGGCCACTGACCCGAACGCTGCGGTTACCCGCGCCAAGTTCGCACAGCTGCTGGATGAAGCGCTGAAAGCCAAGGGTGATTTTCCTGTAACGGAGATGTATTTCAATATCGCCGACGGCGGCAAACTGAGCGCTGAGGTGGACGGCAGTCTCCAGACGCTCCTTAATATGCGTATCCTTTCACTGGAAACGGGGGGCAAGTTTCGCCCGAATGACGCCGTTACCCGCTCGGAGGCGGCCGCTTGGGTTCATGATGCAAGAGCCTACGTCCAGCGCATGCTGGGAACGGTCGGTGGAGACGATTCCTCAAGTACAAGCCAGGGCGCAGACATCAAAGTGGAAAAAGCGGCAGACGGCGTGAACAAAGTATCGGTTACAGTCGGCAATCTGCCAAATCCGGGTTACGGCCTGACGATTGCGAGAATCGACTTTGGCGATGGGAAAAAGGCTGTCATTTACTATGAAATCACCAAGCCGGGGCCGGGCATGTATCCGCAGGTTATATCCAAAGCGACAGCTGTCGCTTATCTGCCGGAAGGCTATACGGCAAGCGCGAAGCCGCTGCCCGGTTCGTATACGCCGCCGGAGCCGGATAACCCGCAGTTCTAG
- the alr gene encoding alanine racemase — protein sequence MQESYRPTVAEIDLDALRANYESFRRHLPAGVKFMACVKGNAYGHGAVEVTRELERLGADYVSVAFLDEAIELRQAGILLPILVLGYTPPEAIAAAWENDVTVTLFTPEVLEAVSKLPLKDSRKLKAHIKIDSGMGRLGLLPAEAPRFIEEAQHVRQLELEGMFTHFAKADEADKSYTLEQYRRFMSVTEALRERQIHIPIIHTGNSATAIDTPHLSPNMVRVGVSIYGFYPSTEVNRQQVKLYPVMTLKTKAVYVKSLPESWGISYGTRYRAESDEYIATLPIGYADGYSRMLSGKAEVLIRGRRVPVVGTICMDQCMVSLKSFANEAEQIKAGEEVVLIGRQAGVSITADELALHLGTIHYEVTCMLAHRVPRVYIREGSAPRLVNALLQTGSPNPVG from the coding sequence GTGCAAGAAAGCTATCGACCGACCGTAGCCGAGATTGATTTGGACGCTTTACGTGCCAATTACGAGAGCTTCCGGCGGCATTTGCCGGCGGGAGTGAAGTTTATGGCATGCGTCAAAGGAAATGCTTACGGTCATGGGGCAGTGGAAGTGACGCGGGAACTGGAACGTCTGGGCGCGGATTATGTCAGTGTGGCTTTTCTGGACGAGGCGATTGAGCTTCGTCAGGCGGGAATACTCCTGCCGATTCTGGTGCTCGGCTATACGCCGCCGGAAGCCATTGCCGCCGCCTGGGAGAACGACGTAACCGTGACGCTTTTTACCCCCGAAGTGCTGGAGGCGGTATCGAAGCTTCCCTTGAAAGACAGCCGGAAGCTGAAGGCGCACATCAAGATCGACAGCGGCATGGGCCGACTCGGACTTCTTCCGGCCGAAGCGCCGCGGTTCATTGAAGAGGCGCAGCACGTCCGGCAGTTAGAATTGGAGGGGATGTTTACCCATTTTGCCAAAGCGGATGAAGCAGACAAAAGCTATACACTGGAGCAGTACCGACGGTTCATGAGCGTGACGGAAGCGCTTCGGGAAAGACAGATCCATATCCCGATCATACATACGGGCAATAGCGCTACGGCCATTGATACCCCGCATTTATCTCCGAACATGGTTCGTGTGGGCGTCAGCATATACGGATTCTACCCGTCGACCGAGGTTAACCGGCAGCAGGTCAAGCTGTACCCGGTCATGACGCTGAAGACGAAGGCTGTCTATGTAAAAAGCCTGCCGGAGAGCTGGGGCATCAGCTACGGCACCCGCTACCGCGCCGAAAGCGACGAATATATCGCCACGCTGCCCATAGGGTACGCAGACGGATATTCCCGCATGCTGAGCGGTAAGGCAGAGGTGTTAATACGCGGCCGCCGCGTTCCTGTCGTCGGAACCATCTGCATGGACCAGTGTATGGTATCGCTCAAATCTTTCGCCAATGAGGCGGAACAAATCAAAGCCGGCGAAGAGGTTGTACTCATCGGCCGTCAGGCTGGCGTCTCCATTACGGCAGACGAGCTGGCTCTCCATCTTGGAACGATACACTACGAGGTGACCTGCATGCTGGCCCATCGGGTGCCGCGCGTCTATATTCGCGAAGGCTCGGCTCCCCGCCTGGTAAATGCCTTACTGCAAACCGGAAGCCCCAATCCTGTAGGTTAG
- a CDS encoding MFS transporter has translation MNHSQSEVKRVPNWIMLLLAISCGLIVANLYYAQPLVGPISAATGLSPGAAGLIVTLTQIGYVLGLLFIVPLSDLIENRRLAVSALIVVVCGLIAAALATNASIFLAASLFIGLGSVTAQILVPYAAYLASEEQRGRVVGNVMSGLLLGIMFARPAASFLADLFGWKFIFWLSAGIIALLTLLLSRALPERKPAPTLKYMELIGSLGALFRGTPVLRRRAFYQAFLFGSFSLFWTVVPLRLSEYFHLSQQGIALFALAGVAGAVAAPIAGRLADRGWTRMLTGLAITIAAVSLLLAYLVRGNSAVSLALLLLAAIVLDMGVSGNLVLGQRAIYSLGSESRGRLNGLFMAIFFVGGALGSFLGGWSYAYGGWSSAALLGFLMPVLALLYFFTEQKQPEAALVNHGGGTVANK, from the coding sequence ATGAATCATTCGCAGTCTGAAGTTAAACGTGTGCCGAACTGGATCATGCTTCTGCTGGCCATATCGTGTGGCCTTATCGTTGCCAATCTTTATTATGCTCAACCTTTGGTGGGACCCATCAGCGCAGCTACGGGTTTGTCGCCCGGCGCAGCGGGATTAATTGTAACGTTGACTCAAATCGGTTATGTATTGGGATTGCTGTTCATCGTTCCGCTTAGTGATCTTATCGAAAATCGGCGTTTGGCGGTTTCCGCATTGATCGTCGTCGTGTGTGGTCTGATTGCAGCGGCGCTGGCGACGAACGCATCGATTTTTCTGGCGGCGTCTTTATTTATCGGACTTGGATCTGTGACAGCGCAAATTCTCGTTCCTTATGCCGCTTATCTGGCATCGGAAGAGCAGCGCGGCCGTGTCGTAGGCAATGTAATGAGCGGACTGCTGCTGGGGATTATGTTCGCCCGTCCAGCGGCAAGCTTTCTGGCCGACCTCTTTGGATGGAAATTTATATTTTGGCTGTCGGCTGGAATCATTGCCTTGCTGACCCTTCTTCTGTCTCGCGCACTTCCTGAGCGCAAGCCCGCGCCAACTTTAAAGTATATGGAATTGATAGGCTCATTGGGAGCTCTGTTTAGAGGAACGCCTGTTTTGCGCCGCAGAGCCTTTTATCAAGCTTTTTTATTTGGCTCCTTCAGTCTTTTTTGGACCGTTGTCCCGCTGCGGTTATCCGAATATTTTCATTTGTCGCAGCAAGGAATTGCCTTATTTGCCCTGGCCGGTGTGGCTGGAGCTGTAGCTGCGCCTATCGCCGGGAGACTGGCTGACCGGGGCTGGACCCGAATGCTGACCGGTCTGGCTATAACGATTGCCGCTGTATCTCTTTTACTCGCGTATCTGGTCCGTGGCAATTCTGCCGTGTCTCTGGCATTGCTGCTTCTTGCCGCGATCGTGCTGGATATGGGAGTTTCCGGAAATCTCGTGCTGGGGCAGCGTGCGATCTATTCCTTGGGCAGTGAGTCCAGAGGGCGTCTGAATGGCCTGTTTATGGCTATATTCTTTGTCGGGGGGGCATTAGGCTCCTTCTTGGGGGGCTGGTCTTATGCTTATGGCGGATGGTCCTCGGCAGCCTTGTTGGGCTTCCTGATGCCGGTTCTGGCCCTGCTGTACTTTTTTACGGAACAAAAGCAGCCGGAGGCTGCGCTGGTTAACCATGGCGGCGGAACCGTCGCCAATAAATAA
- a CDS encoding sigma-70 family RNA polymerase sigma factor has translation MNHPNEESQLAALVLAGSREAYSQLYERTITEVYRTVRFLIGGSSDTDDVVQEIYIQMYRSLGQYDAARPFRPWLMGVAMRQIRAYRRKRWNHIRLIKKAQQSGMIADHDFSGEVADKLSYRPLIASVERLPYKLKQVVILHYLNEYNQEEIADALGIPLGTVKSRIHAALKKLRSKRSSEILHMGKVEDLHEA, from the coding sequence ATGAACCATCCGAACGAAGAATCGCAGCTCGCAGCGCTTGTGCTTGCCGGCAGCCGTGAAGCGTACAGCCAGCTGTATGAGAGGACAATAACCGAGGTGTACCGAACCGTCCGTTTCCTCATTGGCGGGTCATCCGATACGGATGATGTCGTCCAGGAGATCTATATCCAGATGTACCGGTCGCTTGGGCAGTATGATGCGGCCCGGCCTTTCCGTCCGTGGCTGATGGGGGTGGCTATGCGACAGATCCGGGCTTACCGGAGAAAGAGGTGGAATCATATCCGCCTGATTAAAAAAGCGCAGCAGAGCGGAATGATCGCGGATCACGATTTTTCAGGGGAGGTGGCTGACAAATTATCGTACCGCCCCCTGATCGCAAGCGTGGAACGCCTTCCGTACAAGCTGAAGCAGGTCGTGATTCTGCATTACTTGAACGAGTACAATCAGGAGGAAATTGCGGATGCACTCGGCATCCCTCTCGGAACGGTAAAGTCCCGTATTCACGCCGCTTTAAAGAAGCTGCGCAGCAAGCGGAGCAGCGAGATTTTGCATATGGGAAAGGTGGAGGACTTGCATGAAGCTTGA
- a CDS encoding Tex family protein encodes MNTVSEETARRERQTMIGQIAKELGLSEKQVGTTAGLLDEGNTIPFIARYRKEMTGELDENALRDIEERLGYLRSLGERKREVIRIIEEQGKLTEELREQITKAVKLQEVEDLYRPYRQKRKTRASVAKEKGLEPLADWIMEQRRGGNPEAEAGKYIDAAKGVESAEQALQGAQDIIAEAIADDAAVRSWVRQFTASQGILVSEAKDKEQESVYENYYSYREPVHKMPPHRILAINRGERENVLKVGIEVDAARIHAHITRKLVKGPSPVKDLLEAVAEDAYKRLIAPSVEREVRGEMTEKGENQAISIFSGNLRSLLLQPPVKGRRVLGVDPAYRTGCKLAVVDETGKLLEVAVTYPTPPHNKKREAAEKFKELIAKYGIQLIVIGNGTGSRETEQFTAEVIADIGDQGLAYLIVNEAGASVYSASKLAQEEFPDLDVAERSAASIARRVQDPLAELVKIEPKAIGVGQYQHDVSQKHLDESLKAVVESAVNHVGVDVNTASPSLLSYVAGINSTIAKNIVKYREENGSFKNRKQLQKVPRLGAKSYEQCIGFLRIPEGENTLDRTPIHPESYAVVSSLFQELGLTLSQIGSKELVPVLSAQNPEELAANLDVGVPTLRDILESLQRPGRDPREELPPPIFRTDVLKIEDLAPGMELQGTVRNVIDFGAFVDIGIKNDGLVHISQLSSSFVKHPMDVVSVGDNVTVWVLSVDLKKGRVSLTMRPPRGE; translated from the coding sequence ATGAATACCGTTTCGGAGGAAACGGCGCGCCGGGAGCGGCAAACGATGATCGGCCAGATCGCCAAGGAGCTCGGCCTGTCGGAGAAGCAGGTAGGGACAACGGCGGGACTGCTGGACGAGGGCAATACGATTCCGTTCATCGCCCGGTACCGCAAGGAGATGACCGGAGAGCTGGACGAGAACGCGCTTCGGGATATCGAGGAACGGCTCGGCTATTTACGCTCTCTCGGCGAACGCAAACGCGAAGTCATCCGCATCATCGAGGAGCAGGGCAAGCTGACGGAGGAGCTGCGGGAGCAAATAACAAAAGCGGTCAAGCTTCAGGAAGTGGAAGACCTGTACCGGCCGTACCGCCAGAAGCGCAAGACCCGGGCGAGCGTCGCGAAGGAGAAAGGGCTTGAGCCGCTGGCCGACTGGATCATGGAGCAGCGGCGCGGCGGAAACCCGGAAGCGGAGGCGGGCAAATATATCGACGCCGCCAAAGGCGTGGAGTCGGCCGAGCAGGCCCTTCAGGGCGCGCAGGATATTATTGCCGAAGCGATAGCCGACGACGCGGCAGTCCGTTCCTGGGTGCGCCAGTTTACGGCCTCACAGGGCATTCTCGTCTCCGAAGCGAAAGACAAGGAGCAGGAATCCGTATACGAGAATTATTACAGCTACCGCGAGCCGGTTCACAAAATGCCGCCGCACCGCATTCTTGCCATTAACCGCGGGGAACGGGAGAACGTGCTGAAGGTGGGCATTGAGGTAGATGCAGCGCGTATTCATGCGCATATCACGCGCAAGCTGGTCAAGGGCCCGTCACCGGTCAAGGACCTGCTGGAAGCCGTAGCCGAGGATGCCTATAAGCGGCTTATCGCTCCCTCGGTAGAGCGCGAAGTGCGCGGGGAGATGACCGAGAAAGGCGAGAATCAAGCCATTTCGATCTTCTCCGGCAACCTGCGGAGCCTGCTGCTCCAGCCGCCGGTCAAGGGACGCCGCGTGCTCGGCGTCGACCCCGCCTACCGCACCGGCTGCAAGCTGGCGGTCGTCGATGAGACCGGCAAGCTGCTGGAGGTGGCGGTAACCTACCCGACGCCGCCGCATAACAAGAAGCGCGAGGCGGCGGAGAAGTTCAAGGAGCTGATCGCCAAGTACGGCATTCAGCTCATCGTCATCGGCAACGGCACCGGCTCGCGGGAGACGGAGCAGTTCACCGCCGAGGTCATTGCCGACATCGGCGACCAAGGGCTGGCCTACCTCATCGTCAATGAGGCCGGGGCCAGCGTGTACTCCGCCTCCAAGCTGGCGCAGGAGGAGTTCCCGGACCTCGATGTGGCCGAGCGCAGCGCCGCATCCATTGCCCGCCGCGTGCAGGACCCGCTCGCGGAGCTGGTCAAGATCGAACCGAAGGCGATCGGAGTCGGGCAATACCAGCATGATGTGTCGCAGAAGCATCTGGACGAGAGCCTTAAGGCGGTGGTGGAATCGGCGGTTAACCATGTCGGCGTCGACGTGAATACCGCTTCTCCGTCGCTGCTCTCCTACGTGGCGGGCATCAACTCGACCATCGCCAAGAATATTGTCAAATACCGCGAAGAGAACGGCAGTTTCAAGAACCGCAAACAGCTGCAAAAGGTGCCGCGTCTCGGCGCAAAATCCTACGAACAGTGCATCGGCTTCCTGCGCATTCCGGAGGGCGAGAATACGCTCGACCGCACGCCGATTCATCCCGAGTCGTATGCCGTGGTCAGCAGCCTGTTTCAGGAGCTGGGACTTACGCTGTCGCAAATCGGCAGCAAAGAGCTGGTGCCGGTGCTCTCGGCTCAGAACCCCGAGGAACTGGCCGCGAATCTGGATGTCGGAGTGCCCACGCTGCGCGACATCCTCGAAAGCCTCCAGCGCCCCGGGCGAGATCCCCGCGAGGAGCTGCCGCCGCCGATCTTCCGCACCGATGTGCTGAAGATTGAGGATTTGGCGCCCGGCATGGAGCTGCAGGGCACGGTGCGCAACGTCATCGACTTTGGCGCCTTCGTCGATATCGGCATCAAGAATGACGGGCTGGTGCATATCTCCCAGCTCAGTTCAAGCTTTGTCAAGCATCCGATGGACGTTGTGTCCGTCGGCGACAATGTGACCGTCTGGGTGCTCAGCGTCGATCTGAAGAAAGGCCGGGTCAGCCTGACCATGCGCCCGCCGCGCGGCGAATAA